In Sphingomonas crocodyli, a genomic segment contains:
- a CDS encoding EF-hand domain-containing protein produces the protein MLIAIVVGLGNSASVDARKAKRPPAHSARADSSPMVRIRGVAADGEMTPLQFAQWLKRQPPDLLTATGMPGLRRVSMRTELLNRTSDEFREADADGNGRVSPGEIADLLASRAARMNRT, from the coding sequence ATGTTAATCGCCATCGTGGTGGGGCTGGGCAATTCGGCGTCGGTCGATGCCCGCAAGGCCAAGCGCCCTCCCGCGCACAGCGCCCGCGCCGATTCCAGCCCGATGGTCCGCATTCGCGGCGTGGCGGCGGATGGCGAAATGACCCCGCTCCAGTTTGCGCAGTGGCTCAAGCGTCAGCCGCCCGATCTGCTGACCGCAACGGGCATGCCTGGCCTGCGCCGTGTCTCGATGCGCACCGAATTGCTCAACCGCACCTCGGACGAGTTTCGGGAGGCCGATGCCGACGGCAATGGCCGCGTCTCGCCGGGCGAGATCGCCGATCTCCTCGCCTCACGCGCGGCGCGGATGAACCGGACGTAG
- a CDS encoding DMT family protein yields the protein MTPLLLLLCSNIFMTIAWYGHLKFTDARLWVVIVASWGIAFIEYCFAVPANRIGYLQGWSAGQLKITQEIVTLVVFALFALLVLKEPIGLRHLGAFACMVGAAAFMFAGK from the coding sequence ATGACCCCGCTCCTCCTCCTTTTATGCTCCAACATCTTCATGACGATCGCCTGGTACGGCCATCTGAAGTTCACTGACGCGCGATTGTGGGTGGTGATCGTCGCGAGTTGGGGGATCGCCTTCATCGAATATTGCTTCGCGGTGCCCGCCAACCGGATCGGCTATCTGCAGGGATGGAGCGCGGGGCAGCTGAAGATCACGCAGGAGATCGTGACGTTGGTCGTGTTCGCATTGTTTGCGCTGCTGGTGCTGAAGGAGCCGATCGGGCTGCGGCACCTGGGGGCGTTTGCGTGCATGGTGGGCGCGGCGGCGTTCATGTTCGCGGGGAAGTGA
- the hslV gene encoding ATP-dependent protease subunit HslV yields MSELPKWHGTTILSVRKGGKVVVVGDGQVSMGNTVMKPNARKVRKLGDGSVIGGFAGATADAFTLFERLERKLEAHNGQLLRAAVELAKDWRTDKYLRNLEAMMIVADKEVTLILTGNGDVLEPIGGVASIGSGGNFALSAARALVEYESDAETLARKAMKIAADLCVFTNDNLTIETLDSSN; encoded by the coding sequence ATGAGCGAACTTCCCAAATGGCATGGCACCACGATCCTCTCGGTGCGCAAGGGCGGCAAGGTTGTCGTCGTGGGCGACGGACAGGTTTCGATGGGCAATACGGTGATGAAGCCCAATGCGCGCAAGGTGCGCAAGCTGGGCGATGGCAGCGTGATCGGCGGCTTCGCGGGTGCGACAGCCGACGCCTTCACCCTGTTCGAACGGCTCGAACGCAAGCTGGAGGCGCATAACGGCCAGCTGCTGCGTGCGGCGGTCGAGCTGGCGAAGGACTGGCGGACCGACAAGTACCTCCGCAACCTTGAGGCGATGATGATCGTCGCCGACAAGGAGGTGACGTTGATCCTAACCGGCAATGGCGACGTGCTGGAGCCGATCGGTGGGGTCGCGTCGATCGGATCGGGCGGCAACTTCGCGCTATCGGCGGCGCGGGCGCTGGTCGAATACGAATCCGATGCAGAGACGCTGGCCCGCAAGGCGATGAAGATCGCTGCCGACCTGTGCGTCTTCACCAACGACAATCTGACGATCGAGACTTTGGATAGCTCGAACTAA
- the hslU gene encoding ATP-dependent protease ATPase subunit HslU, producing MNDNLTPKAIVSALDAHIVGQADAKRAVAVALRNRWRRQRLPENLRDEVTPKNILMIGPTGCGKTEISRRLAKLADAPFVKVEATKFTEVGYVGRDVEQIARDLVEEAVRLEKERRRAAVKDKAEEAAMARLLDALVGKDASEATRLSFRQRFDEHQLDDKEIEIEVEDSGGMPFEMPGMNGQVGMINLSDMMGKAFGGNKTKRRKMTVRAAWTKLVDEEADKRLDQDEVSRIALQDAEQNGIVFLDEIDKIAVSDVRGGSVSREGVQRDLLPLIEGTTVATKYGPLKTDHILFIASGAFHVAKPSDLLPELQGRLPIRVELKALTEEDFVRILSDTRASLTEQYRALISTEGVGIEFTDDGIKAIAKVAAEVNGQIENIGARRLSTVMEKLLEDVSFEAEDRKGTTVTVDAAYVNGQLSEVARNTDLSKYVL from the coding sequence ATGAACGACAATCTCACGCCCAAGGCCATCGTCTCGGCGCTCGACGCGCATATCGTGGGACAGGCCGACGCCAAGCGCGCGGTCGCGGTGGCGCTGCGGAATCGTTGGCGCCGCCAAAGGTTGCCCGAGAACCTCCGCGACGAGGTGACGCCCAAGAACATCCTGATGATCGGGCCGACCGGGTGCGGCAAGACCGAGATCAGCCGCCGTCTGGCGAAGCTCGCCGACGCGCCGTTCGTGAAGGTGGAGGCGACCAAGTTCACCGAGGTCGGCTATGTCGGCCGCGACGTCGAGCAGATCGCCCGCGATCTCGTCGAGGAAGCCGTGCGCCTGGAAAAGGAGCGCCGCCGCGCCGCCGTGAAGGACAAGGCCGAGGAGGCTGCGATGGCGCGCCTGCTCGACGCTCTGGTCGGCAAGGATGCGAGCGAGGCGACCCGCCTCTCCTTCCGCCAGCGGTTCGACGAGCATCAGCTGGACGACAAGGAAATCGAGATCGAGGTCGAGGATTCGGGCGGCATGCCGTTCGAGATGCCCGGCATGAACGGGCAGGTCGGCATGATCAACCTGAGCGACATGATGGGCAAGGCGTTCGGCGGCAACAAGACCAAGCGCCGCAAGATGACGGTGCGTGCGGCCTGGACCAAGCTGGTCGACGAGGAGGCCGACAAACGGCTCGATCAGGACGAGGTCAGCCGGATCGCGCTGCAGGATGCCGAGCAGAACGGGATCGTCTTCCTCGACGAGATCGACAAGATCGCGGTGAGCGACGTGCGCGGCGGGTCCGTGTCGCGTGAAGGCGTGCAGCGCGATCTGCTGCCGCTGATCGAGGGTACGACGGTCGCGACCAAATATGGGCCGCTCAAGACCGACCATATCCTGTTCATCGCATCGGGCGCGTTCCACGTCGCGAAGCCGAGCGACCTGTTGCCCGAGCTTCAGGGGCGCCTGCCGATCCGCGTCGAATTGAAGGCGCTGACCGAGGAGGATTTCGTGCGCATCCTTTCGGACACGCGCGCGAGCCTGACCGAGCAATATCGCGCGCTGATCAGCACCGAGGGCGTCGGGATCGAATTCACCGACGACGGCATCAAGGCGATCGCCAAGGTCGCCGCCGAGGTGAACGGCCAGATCGAGAATATCGGCGCGCGGCGGCTTTCGACTGTGATGGAGAAGCTGCTGGAGGACGTGTCGTTCGAAGCCGAGGACCGCAAGGGCACTACGGTGACGGTCGATGCCGCTTATGTGAACGGGCAGCTGAGCGAGGTCGCGCGGAATACGGACCTGAGCAAGTATGTGCTCTGA
- a CDS encoding LOG family protein, which yields MTDRKIPKRIFPRAKEDAAVAKTATPTPQTVADSYKLAFQDEEFLLRDELRPVRFQLELMKVEMALDEAKIGSTFVMYGSARIPEREKAEALLAAATTDKQRVIAERLVAKSKYYDEARKLAQISSQYPTDADGTRQLVVCSGGGPSIMEAANRGAADVGKESIGLNIVLPFEQTPNPYVTPTLSFHFHYFALRKMHFLLRARAVAAFPGGFGTFDELFELLTLIQTGKMAQLPIFLFGREFWERVVNFDALVEEGVISERDLNLFRFVETAEEAWEKLEQYYRTYERTHLHR from the coding sequence ATGACCGACCGCAAGATCCCCAAGCGCATCTTCCCCCGCGCCAAGGAGGACGCCGCCGTCGCGAAGACCGCGACCCCGACGCCGCAGACCGTCGCCGACAGCTACAAGCTCGCCTTCCAGGACGAGGAATTCCTGCTGCGCGACGAACTCCGCCCGGTGCGCTTCCAGCTGGAGCTGATGAAGGTCGAAATGGCGCTCGACGAGGCGAAGATCGGATCGACCTTCGTCATGTACGGCTCCGCCCGCATTCCCGAGCGCGAGAAGGCCGAAGCCCTGCTCGCCGCCGCGACGACGGACAAGCAGCGCGTGATCGCCGAACGCCTGGTCGCCAAGTCGAAATATTATGACGAGGCGCGCAAGCTCGCGCAGATCTCCAGCCAGTATCCGACCGACGCCGACGGCACCCGCCAGCTCGTCGTCTGTTCGGGCGGTGGCCCGTCGATCATGGAGGCGGCCAACCGCGGTGCTGCCGATGTCGGCAAGGAATCGATCGGCCTCAACATCGTGCTGCCGTTCGAACAGACGCCGAACCCCTATGTCACGCCGACGCTCAGCTTCCACTTCCACTATTTCGCGCTGCGCAAGATGCACTTCCTGCTGCGCGCCCGCGCGGTCGCGGCGTTTCCGGGCGGCTTCGGCACGTTCGACGAACTGTTCGAGCTGCTGACCCTGATCCAGACGGGCAAGATGGCGCAGCTGCCGATCTTCCTGTTCGGCCGCGAGTTCTGGGAGCGCGTCGTGAACTTCGACGCCTTGGTCGAGGAAGGCGTCATTTCCGAACGCGACCTCAATCTGTTCCGCTTCGTCGAAACCGCCGAAGAGGCGTGGGAGAAGCTGGAGCAATATTACCGCACGTACGAGCGGACGCACCTGCATCGGTGA
- a CDS encoding extensin family protein, which produces MTRESTTATIPPMPVRACVLILCLILAACVGPSRKPARSRWTPPVETPERFRACVAAMRAEGSQVDALPDRRFDNGCSATSSVKLVAIGIPVTNLGAVKCGLALPFARWVRNDVQGQAARWLGGYVTKIESFGSFACRPVNNQAGNRLSEHGRANAIDIAAFVLKDGRRITVKQGWNGGDERVRGFLRSLHKAACGRFAVVLGPDANALHADHFHFDMGNGPYCR; this is translated from the coding sequence TTGACCCGAGAGTCGACGACCGCCACTATCCCCCCAATGCCCGTCCGCGCCTGCGTCCTCATCCTCTGTCTGATCCTCGCCGCCTGCGTCGGCCCGTCGCGCAAGCCCGCGCGGTCGCGCTGGACCCCACCGGTCGAAACGCCCGAGCGTTTCCGCGCCTGCGTCGCCGCGATGCGCGCCGAAGGATCGCAGGTCGATGCGCTGCCCGATCGCCGTTTCGACAATGGCTGTTCGGCCACCTCGTCGGTGAAGCTGGTCGCGATTGGCATTCCCGTCACCAATCTGGGCGCAGTGAAGTGCGGCCTCGCGCTCCCCTTCGCGCGCTGGGTGCGCAACGATGTGCAGGGGCAGGCGGCACGCTGGCTGGGCGGTTACGTCACCAAGATCGAAAGTTTCGGCAGTTTCGCCTGCCGCCCGGTCAACAATCAGGCGGGTAATCGCCTGTCCGAACATGGCCGCGCCAACGCGATCGACATCGCCGCCTTCGTTTTGAAGGACGGGCGTCGCATCACCGTCAAGCAAGGGTGGAATGGTGGCGACGAACGGGTGCGGGGCTTCCTGCGTTCGCTCCACAAGGCGGCATGCGGCCGTTTCGCGGTGGTGCTGGGGCCGGACGCCAATGCGCTCCACGCCGACCATTTTCATTTCGACATGGGCAACGGCCCCTATTGCCGTTAG
- a CDS encoding phosphoserine transaminase translates to MTEVVRPAIKPARPHFSSGPCAKPPGWDPEKLALGSLGRSHRSKLGKARIVHAIDLTREILGIPATHRIGIVPGSDTGAVEMALWSLLGARKATMVAWESFGEGWVTDVVKQLKIEADVVKAPYGELPDLAALDQSTDIVFTWNGTTSGVRVPNGDWIKDDREGLTIADATSACFAMDMPWDKLDVVTFSWQKVLGGEGAHGILILGPRAVERLESYSPAWPLPKIFRMTKGGKLIEGIFKGETINTPSMLAVEDYIYSLEWAKQIGGLKALIARADANAAALDAWVQATPWIDHLATDPVSRSNTSVCLKFAPDAVTGLDEEAQLALVKKIAGALEVEEAAYDVAGYRDAPPGLRIWCGATVDTADVEKLGPWLDWAWAQTRG, encoded by the coding sequence ATGACTGAAGTTGTTCGCCCGGCCATCAAGCCGGCACGTCCCCATTTCTCGTCTGGCCCGTGCGCGAAGCCGCCCGGCTGGGATCCCGAAAAACTCGCTCTCGGTTCGCTCGGCCGCTCGCATCGTTCGAAGCTCGGCAAGGCGCGGATCGTCCATGCGATCGACCTGACCCGCGAAATCCTGGGCATTCCCGCGACGCACCGCATCGGCATCGTGCCGGGTTCGGATACCGGCGCGGTCGAAATGGCGCTGTGGAGCCTGCTGGGCGCCCGCAAGGCGACGATGGTCGCGTGGGAAAGCTTCGGTGAAGGCTGGGTGACGGACGTCGTCAAGCAGCTCAAGATCGAAGCCGACGTGGTCAAGGCGCCCTATGGCGAGCTGCCCGATCTCGCCGCGCTCGATCAGTCGACCGATATCGTCTTCACCTGGAACGGCACGACCTCGGGCGTGCGCGTGCCCAATGGCGACTGGATCAAGGACGATCGCGAAGGCCTGACCATCGCCGACGCGACCTCGGCCTGCTTCGCGATGGACATGCCGTGGGACAAGCTCGATGTCGTCACGTTCAGCTGGCAGAAGGTGCTGGGCGGCGAAGGCGCGCACGGTATCCTGATCCTCGGCCCGCGCGCCGTGGAACGCCTTGAGAGCTACAGCCCCGCCTGGCCGCTGCCGAAGATCTTCCGCATGACGAAGGGCGGCAAGCTGATCGAAGGCATCTTCAAGGGCGAGACGATCAACACGCCGTCGATGCTGGCGGTCGAGGATTATATCTACAGCCTGGAATGGGCCAAGCAGATCGGCGGTCTGAAGGCCCTGATCGCGCGTGCCGACGCCAATGCGGCGGCACTCGACGCGTGGGTGCAGGCGACGCCGTGGATCGATCATCTCGCGACCGATCCGGTCTCGCGATCGAACACCTCGGTCTGCCTGAAGTTCGCACCCGACGCCGTCACCGGTCTGGACGAGGAAGCGCAGCTTGCGCTCGTCAAGAAGATCGCGGGCGCGCTCGAGGTCGAAGAGGCGGCCTATGACGTCGCGGGCTATCGCGACGCGCCTCCGGGCCTTCGCATCTGGTGCGGCGCGACCGTCGACACCGCCGATGTCGAAAAGCTCGGCCCCTGGCTCGACTGGGCCTGGGCGCAGACGCGCGGCTAA
- the serA gene encoding phosphoglycerate dehydrogenase, with protein sequence MPKVLISDKMDPLAAQIFRNRGVEVDEITGKTKDELIAMIGQYDGLAIRSSTKVTKEVLAAATNLKVVGRAGIGVDNVDIPAASAAGVVVMNTPFGNSITTAEHAIALMFALARDLPEADKSTQAGKWEKNRFMGVEVTNKTLGLIGAGNIGSIVADRALGLKMKVVAFDPFLTPERAIEMGVEKATLEELLARADFITLHTPLTDSTRNILSKENLAKTKKGVRIINCARGGLIDEAALKEALDSGHVAGAALDVFVEEPAKESPLFGTPGFISTPHLGASTNEAQVNVAIQVAEQMADFLVNGGVTNALNMPSLSAEEAPKLKPYMALAEHLGALVGQLEGDAVQAVSIEVEGAAAELNIKPITGAVLAGLMRVYSDTVNMVNAPHLAKERGLDVREVRHDREGDYSTLVRVTVKTAAGQKSVAGTLFANAQPRLVEIFGIKVEADLDGNMLYIVNEDAPGFIGRLGTTLGEAGVNIGTFHLGRRAAGGEAVVLLSVDQPVDVALKPKIYGLPGVKTAKALRF encoded by the coding sequence ATGCCCAAGGTTCTGATTTCCGACAAGATGGATCCCCTCGCCGCCCAGATCTTCCGCAATCGCGGGGTCGAGGTCGACGAGATCACCGGCAAGACCAAGGACGAATTGATCGCGATGATCGGCCAATATGATGGTCTCGCCATCCGCAGCTCGACCAAGGTGACCAAGGAAGTGCTGGCCGCCGCGACCAACCTGAAGGTGGTCGGCCGCGCGGGCATCGGCGTCGACAATGTCGACATCCCCGCCGCATCGGCCGCCGGCGTCGTCGTGATGAACACGCCGTTCGGCAATTCGATCACCACCGCCGAACATGCGATCGCCCTGATGTTCGCGCTCGCCCGCGATCTGCCGGAGGCCGACAAGTCGACCCAGGCCGGCAAGTGGGAAAAGAACCGCTTCATGGGCGTCGAGGTCACCAACAAGACCCTCGGCCTGATCGGCGCGGGCAATATCGGTTCGATCGTCGCAGATCGCGCGCTGGGCCTCAAGATGAAGGTCGTCGCGTTCGATCCGTTCCTGACCCCGGAGCGCGCGATCGAAATGGGCGTCGAGAAGGCGACGCTGGAGGAACTGCTGGCGCGGGCCGACTTCATCACGCTGCACACGCCGCTGACCGATTCCACGCGCAACATCCTGTCGAAGGAAAACCTCGCGAAGACCAAGAAGGGCGTGCGCATCATCAATTGCGCGCGCGGCGGCCTGATCGACGAAGCGGCACTCAAGGAAGCGCTCGACAGCGGCCATGTCGCGGGTGCGGCGCTCGACGTGTTCGTCGAGGAGCCGGCGAAGGAATCGCCTTTGTTCGGCACGCCGGGCTTCATCTCCACCCCGCATCTGGGCGCGTCGACCAACGAAGCGCAGGTCAATGTCGCGATCCAGGTCGCCGAGCAGATGGCCGACTTCCTCGTCAATGGCGGCGTCACCAACGCGCTCAACATGCCCAGCCTGTCGGCCGAGGAAGCGCCGAAGCTGAAACCGTACATGGCGCTGGCCGAGCATCTCGGCGCGCTGGTCGGCCAGCTTGAGGGCGATGCGGTGCAGGCCGTCTCGATCGAGGTCGAAGGTGCTGCGGCCGAACTGAACATCAAGCCGATCACCGGCGCGGTGCTGGCCGGTCTGATGCGCGTCTATTCGGACACGGTGAACATGGTCAACGCGCCGCACCTCGCCAAGGAGCGCGGGCTGGACGTGCGCGAAGTGCGCCACGACCGCGAGGGCGATTATTCGACGCTGGTGCGCGTGACGGTGAAGACCGCGGCGGGCCAGAAGTCGGTCGCGGGCACCCTGTTCGCGAACGCGCAGCCGCGCCTCGTCGAGATCTTCGGCATCAAGGTCGAGGCCGATCTGGACGGCAACATGCTCTACATCGTCAATGAAGACGCGCCGGGCTTCATCGGTCGTCTCGGCACGACTTTGGGCGAAGCGGGCGTCAACATCGGCACCTTCCACCTCGGCCGCCGCGCCGCCGGTGGCGAGGCCGTGGTGCTGCTGTCGGTCGACCAGCCGGTCGACGTCGCGCTCAAGCCGAAGATCTACGGCCTGCCGGGCGTGAAGACCGCCAAGGCGCTCCGTTTTTAA
- a CDS encoding GIY-YIG nuclease family protein has product MTNQTQGTLYIGVTGNLAARVHAHRTGTGSDFCREHGLTRLVYTEPYDRIEDAIAREKSLKAWKRSWKLNLIEKANPGWTDLFDVIL; this is encoded by the coding sequence ATGACCAATCAAACGCAGGGCACGCTCTACATCGGGGTGACCGGAAACCTTGCGGCGCGGGTTCATGCGCACCGAACCGGAACGGGCTCCGATTTCTGCCGGGAGCATGGCCTGACCCGGCTGGTTTATACCGAACCTTATGATCGGATCGAAGATGCCATCGCGCGCGAAAAATCGCTCAAGGCATGGAAACGATCGTGGAAGCTCAACCTGATCGAAAAGGCCAATCCGGGCTGGACCGACCTGTTCGACGTCATCCTCTAA